One part of the Arabidopsis thaliana chromosome 1 sequence genome encodes these proteins:
- the LBD5 gene encoding LOB domain-containing protein 5 (LOB domain-containing protein 5 (LBD5); CONTAINS InterPro DOMAIN/s: Lateral organ boundaries, LOB (InterPro:IPR004883); BEST Arabidopsis thaliana protein match is: LOB domain-containing protein 8 (TAIR:AT2G19510.1); Has 767 Blast hits to 763 proteins in 20 species: Archae - 0; Bacteria - 0; Metazoa - 0; Fungi - 0; Plants - 767; Viruses - 0; Other Eukaryotes - 0 (source: NCBI BLink).), with amino-acid sequence MEPLGNRRPCSVCITKNRNCPRFCEYAEYFPYELQSQYESANELFGTPNIITMMQHAPEEKKQMLATSIIMEGNAWTEDPISGGFGMIQKLMWKIMLHKAYLRELQEKIKEEKEKKPASSLY; translated from the exons atgGAACCTCTAGGAAACCGTCGTCCTTGCTCCGTATGTatcaccaaaaacagaaattgtCCCAGATTCTGCGAATATGCAGAATACTTTCCATAtgaatt GCAAAGTCAATATGAAAGTGCTAATGAATTGTTTGGCACACCAAATATCATTACGATGATGCAGCATGCtcctgaagaaaaaaaacaaatgctaGCAACTTCTATAATCATGGAAGGTAATGCTTGGACAGAAGATCCTATAAGTGGTGGATTCGGTATGATTCAAAAGCTCATGTGGAAGATTATGTTACACAAAGCCTACCTCCGTGAACTCCAGGAGAAGATtaaggaagagaaggaaaaaaaaccaGCCTCGTCTTTATATTAG